In Deltaproteobacteria bacterium, one genomic interval encodes:
- a CDS encoding SprT-like domain-containing protein, with protein MPMLPALNFCPKRFLRLRTFFHPYSFVRLRLKLHVIEPVVVQASAKKTSRSYCIDIYPNLLDSTCPDWVETAIFSYSLLFIKTRTCNQKSAKDIAQATNWYTKLKKLFEALRTILPTKPDIIARPESGSLPDLWKKLQEAYFPENYQLLDYRVGWSNRSNRNCLASCNYINRKVSVAKALASTKYCDILPPLLYHEMCHAVLGKPEIVGGRRVIHGVEFKQLEARHPGISYLNHWIKTGGWRKAVKEFDISMMF; from the coding sequence ATGCCAATGCTACCCGCTCTTAACTTTTGCCCAAAGAGATTTCTTAGACTGCGCACTTTTTTCCATCCATATAGTTTTGTTCGCCTTCGGCTTAAGCTACACGTTATTGAGCCAGTCGTCGTTCAAGCCTCAGCCAAAAAAACCTCTCGCTCATACTGTATCGACATATATCCAAATCTTCTTGATTCGACTTGTCCAGATTGGGTCGAAACAGCAATTTTTAGCTATTCCTTGCTCTTTATTAAAACCCGTACATGCAATCAGAAAAGCGCCAAGGACATTGCACAGGCTACAAATTGGTATACCAAGCTTAAAAAACTCTTCGAAGCACTGCGGACTATATTACCGACAAAACCCGACATAATTGCCAGACCTGAGAGCGGCTCGTTGCCAGATCTGTGGAAAAAGCTGCAAGAGGCTTATTTTCCCGAGAATTATCAGCTCTTAGACTACAGAGTTGGCTGGAGCAATAGGAGCAATAGAAACTGTTTGGCCTCTTGCAATTACATAAATCGTAAAGTTAGCGTCGCGAAGGCTCTTGCCAGCACGAAATACTGCGATATTTTGCCACCTTTGCTTTATCACGAGATGTGCCATGCGGTACTGGGAAAGCCAGAAATAGTAGGGGGCCGCAGAGTCATTCACGGTGTCGAGTTTAAGCAATTAGAAGCTAGACATCCAGGCATATCTTATTTAAATCATTGGATAAAAACCGGTGGATGGAGAAAAGCAGTAAAAGAATTCGATATTTCAATGATGTTTTAG
- a CDS encoding pyruvate dehydrogenase complex E1 component subunit beta: MRTLSIREALNEALAEELQRDESVFLMGEEVGYYDGAYKVSRDLLKRFGERRIVDTPISENGFAGVGVGAALIGLRPIIEFMTFNFSLIGIDQVINAAAKMRYMSAGQYKLPIVFRGPGGSVHQLAAQHSQSLESFFVHVPGLIVIMPSTPADAKGLLKSAVRNDNPVVFIESEAMYSVKGEVPDDPDYLIDIGTARIRQSGSDVTLFCWSKTVPTCLSAAEQLSSHGISAEVIDLRTLRPLDEEVITTSVMKTNRAVVVQEAWPQASVGSFIAQRINETLFDYLDAPVLVLSGLDIPYPYAKNLEQLMAPNVDSVVKAVERLM, from the coding sequence ATGCGCACATTAAGTATACGTGAAGCTCTAAACGAAGCACTTGCCGAAGAATTGCAGCGCGACGAATCGGTATTTTTAATGGGAGAGGAGGTAGGCTACTACGATGGTGCCTATAAAGTATCGCGCGACTTGTTAAAACGCTTTGGCGAACGCCGCATTGTCGACACTCCGATTTCAGAAAATGGCTTTGCGGGAGTAGGCGTTGGCGCTGCGTTGATTGGCCTTCGGCCTATAATTGAGTTTATGACTTTTAATTTTTCGTTGATTGGAATCGATCAGGTCATTAACGCAGCGGCAAAAATGCGCTACATGTCTGCTGGGCAATACAAATTGCCAATCGTTTTTCGTGGTCCTGGGGGCTCCGTTCATCAGCTTGCGGCACAGCATTCACAAAGCCTGGAAAGTTTTTTTGTGCACGTTCCAGGCCTAATAGTAATAATGCCATCAACGCCGGCTGATGCTAAGGGCCTGCTAAAATCGGCTGTGCGCAATGACAACCCCGTTGTGTTTATAGAATCTGAAGCAATGTATTCCGTAAAAGGAGAAGTCCCAGATGATCCCGACTACCTAATAGATATTGGCACTGCCAGGATTAGGCAAAGCGGAAGTGATGTAACACTATTTTGTTGGTCCAAGACAGTGCCAACGTGCCTGTCGGCTGCAGAACAACTTAGTAGCCATGGGATATCGGCTGAAGTTATTGATTTAAGAACTCTTCGACCTTTGGATGAAGAAGTGATAACTACTTCAGTAATGAAAACTAATCGAGCGGTGGTAGTTCAGGAAGCTTGGCCACAGGCAAGTGTTGGGAGCTTCATTGCGCAGCGCATTAATGAAACGCTGTTTGACTATTTAGATGCACCAGTTCTTGTGCTATCCGGACTAGACATTCCTTATCCATATGCCAAAAACCTAGAGCAGTTGATGGCACCAAATGTCGATTCTGTAGTAAAAGCAGTCGAGCGTTTGATGTAA